ATTTCTCCTCCCCCAGCAGCTGGCGCAACCCCTCAGCTACTATGTCCTTGTGACTGAGGAGAAAGGACACCAGTAGCAGGAAGGGCCCGGCACCTCATCCTAGTCTGTCCCAGTCtagtgccaccacgctgggcaaAGCCCTCTGCTGCTTCAGGGCCCAGTTTTATGGTGGCCGAGAGCTCCTTAGCTTTGGCGCTTCATGGTCCCTCTGGCTTTTCCACTCTGCTGGTCCCAGGCCGGCCCCTCCCCTTGCCCCAGGCTGCCCCATCCACCTGTACTTGCAGCGGGCACGGTCGGTGATGAGAGGCTGGGGAAAGATGGGCACTTGCTGCCTTCGGGGAAGGCGGGGACCCCGGTATCCTGGGAGCTCCAGCTCCACGGCCGTGTCCAGCAGGGAGAGGTAGCGACGCACAATCAGAGCATGAGGGGTGCCTGTGGGGAGGCGGGGACTGGGGCTCCGGGCTGCAGGCCACCCTGCTCCCCTGCCTCTCCAGCCCTCAGGGGCCCAGCCAGCCATCCTGGCTGCGTACCACTGATGTAGTTGATGAAGCCAGGGGAAAAAACAAAGTGCAGGGCTCTGAAGGGCAGGCACCGCAGTTGGCACAGTGACATCAAGATGTTGACTGTAGCCAGGGGTGCCACCCCTGCTTCCCGAGCCAGGATCCTCTCAAGGCAGGGCATAAACTGCTGTTCCAGGGGCAGGTAGTTCAGCCGCCCAAAGGGCAGGACCAACTTCTGTACCACCTGTGGAGGAAGAGCAGTTCATTACCCAGTGTGAAGTATTTCTGCAGTCATCTTTTATAAGCTAAGCCTTAGAGAGGCTTAACCCTCAAGTTTGTAACACTGCTATAGACAGGACAGTCCCTCCGGCCTCACAGTTCAACAGCAAAGCAGTCACGAGCGGCATGTGACTGATCACCAGACAGGCAGAGGGGACATCACTGTGGGGTCTGGCCCTGAAGACTTCGAGAGGGATGGGTGGAGCTAGGATGCTGCTAAGACTGCTTTAGGAAACTGCAGAGTTCCAGGAATGCATGCTGGTGACAGGAGGTGGGCAAGCCACAGAAAGGGTGTAGGAAAAGATGCAGGGCCCAGGGGACAGAGAGGGTGTGTCTGCTTCAGGAAAAGGATAGCCGAGCTGCACGGGGCGCTGGGCCTGACAAAGGTCCCTGAGAATGACAGAGATGCACTGGAGGGTGGGTGGCAAGCCCACCTTGCTGCTGAGCTGGGTTTCCTGAACCACCAGGAAGTGGGCAATGGCTTCCAGAAGCTGGGGCTCCCGCAACCGGTGCCGGGCCAGGTGCTGGGCCAGGAGCACCATCACGTGGGGAGTCAGTTCCTCTGGCCTTGCCTCTGTGAAGAACAGCCTGTCACGCTGGGCCTCGGCCGGACCTCCAGCTGGCTCAGTTCCACCTCAATCCAGCCAGCTGAGCCCACCTTCCTCCTCCTGTcaaccctccccacccccttctgATTTTAACCCCCTCCAGCACCTGCCAGGCTGCTGATCAGATGCTGCCGTGGATACCGCAGAAAACGGGGGCAGCTTAGAGCAGCTTCCAACCCTTGCCCACCTCGGAGAAGGGGCTGCAAAGGGGGAGGTGGCTTCGGAGGGACGCGGAGCCTTCGCTCCTGTTCCAGGGCACACACCAGGGGACCATCAGATGGAAAGCCTGAGGGGGGAGAGGTAAAAggcagcctggtaacagagctgTGCTGCTGTTCTTATCATGGGGTTACTTGGTGAATTCTCCACCTTTCTCCTCTCCGTTTCCTGAGTGGGAAGGTGTGCTAGCGTTTAAGTACAAACACTAGAGAAATGTAAAGTATCATGTGGCTATGAGGTATCAAAACGGTCTGTAGGGAGTACATACAAAGACGGCAAATAGACTTTCATCTCGTACCAATTGTGACAAATTGGCTTCCTAGGGCACTCTATTAGCAGGAATTTGGGGTGGCACCCTAGTGAGGCTGGAAGGAGTGCGTTCGACTCATGATGTCTGCCGCAGACATAGGACGGGAGCAGGAGCAAGCGTTCCTGGGCAAACGCCTGAGAGGCTGGGTCTCTGTCCGTGGTCCTCTACTGTTCTCCCTATTCTTCATTAACACCTAGCCCCCCAGGCGCCCACCTCAAGCCCCTCCTCACCAAGTAAGACTGCAAGGTGCAGACACACGTGGATGGTGTGAATGTCAAAGGAGGGGCAGTTTCGGATGATGAGCTGACTCAAGTCCTGCAGTGTGACCTGCTCCACAGGAGGGGGCCGTGGCCGAGACCCCAAGAGCTGGCCCAGACGACGAAGCGCCACCGAGTAGTGGTGGGCGCGCACCTTGCTGGGGTTCTGGCCCAGCCAGCGCAGCAGCTCCCCAGGGCTCTTCGCCTGTTCCAGAAGCCGCTGCAGTCCTTGCACAGGACCTGCACTGGGGCCTCCTCCAAGAGGCCGGTCCCCCCATTTGCTGGGTCCCAAACAGCAGGGCTGTACTGGAGGGATCAGCAGCAGGCCAGACAGCCGAGCAGGGGAGGTCTGAGCAGAGAGCAGGACTCGAAGCATGGAGTTGGGTGATGGAGACCCTGAGGGGCAGCCCAAAAAAGGGGGTGAGGTTTTCTCCAAAGGGGAGAAAGACCTGCTACCTACTCCTTACCTCACTCCTCATTTAGGGGGCCTGTGGTCAGAGCAAGCCTGTGTGACTGCTCTGGGCCTCTTCCCCACCCCGCCCCTCTGCCTCCTTCCACGCCTTTGGAACAGCAATCATAATCCTCAGTGCGCTCAGCGCAGCACTACTTGCAAAGCAGTTCCACATACACCATCTCTGATGCTCCTTACACGCCCATGAAGAGTAGGCAGGGCTGGCATTACCTCATTTCACCGGTGGAGAAATGCAGGCCCAGAGCAGCGAAGGGGTTAAGTTAAGCCCGAGGTCATTAACCCGGTTAGTGGTCGCGCCCAGTCTGGAGCCCAGGCGGCACCGGCGTGCACTCTCCCGACCACCTCCCTCTCCCACAGGAGGCGGCGGCGGCACAGAGGGTGGAACGCGGGCTCCGCGGCTGGACGGTGCTGGGTTCCATGCTGGGCGCTCCCACTCACCAGCGgcgtgaccttggacaagtggcTTCGTCTCTCTAAGTCTCCTCACCCGTGAAATGAAAACGCAGCGCCCACCTCGCAGGGCGCGCGTGGAGCCCGAGTGCACCGCTTTGCGATGGCGCGGAGTCGGCGGAGTCGGGGGCCCCCACACCCACCCCGGCCCAGGGACGCCAGGAGACCGTGGCCGCTGCCGCTAACACCAGCTCCCGCTGCCCTCCCGCAGCCCTCCCCGCAGGCGCCACCCCTACATGACTCCCCGGGCCCTGCGCAGGTCGCTCCCTCAGTCGGTCTCGGGGCCCGGGGGCCGGGTTCCCCCCGCGGCCTCCTCATCGGCTGGCCACCGAGTCCGCCATCTTCCCAGCAGCCCCTAGATAGCCGCCCGGACGCCAATCCCGAAGCAGCTATCGGCCTTCGGAGACGTGGCTCCCGGCAGGCACTGCGAGCCAGGGAGCCGCGAGCCCCGCCCGCGAGAAGTGCGCGCACGGCGCCGGGGGCGGGGCCACGGAGGCCGGCGCCAAAGCCAGAGCAGAACGCTGGGGAGAAGGGAAGGCTGTGGGCCAGAGCCCAGGGCGCAGTCCGTGCCCTTCTCTCCCAAGGGGCGAGGACTCCCCGCCCGCCAGCCggcacacactcagacacactgGAAGAGTGAAAACTTCACAGTTACTTTAATCTGCGCAGGTTCCGGGGAACTCCTCTGCCCCTCCCCGCTCCCCTTCACCAGCCTCCCACCGTCCTGGCGTCCCCAGCTCAGCCCAAGGAGCTGTCAGGGATTGGAGGCGGCTGGGTCCTCCGGCAGAACACTAAGACGGGCCCCGGGGGTGGCCCGGCTCTGCCCGGGGCCGAGGCAGCGACAGCAGATGCCCGATCCCGAGGAGCCCATTCCCAGTGCGGGTTGAGGGCCAGCAGCCCCGGGAGGTGGCCCCGAGCCCCGGCGGTCGCAGGGCGGGGCCACCGCCAGCCCCCGGAGTCCTCTGCGGCGCAGGGCTGGGCTCCAGGGCAGCGGGAAGAGGCAGGCCGGAGAGGCGGGCCTGGGCAGGCAGCAGCTCCCGCCGCGGCGCGGGGAGCAAGGTCCGGAGGGGCCGGCGACTCTGCCAAGCGCCCGCGGAGGCACTACGGGCGGTACATGGCAAAGGCCAGGAGACTGAGGAGCAGGGTGAAGCCGGCCAGGCCCAGAGTGGCGGTCAGGGGAAAGAAGGGCCGGTACTGGATCTGGCAGTaccagagcagcagcagcagcaggagcagcaggggcagcagcaggCTGCCGATTTCCAGCCCGGAGGGGCCGGGCTCGGACCCCGGCGGGCAGGGGGGATTTGGGGGACCGACTCTCGTGGACACGTGGCAGTGGAGAACGCAGTTGggagggaggtgaaggctgcCCAGGGTCTGGGTGTCGTCGCCTAGCAGCTGCCCTTGGTAGATGAGTCGCACCTGCTGTTCCCGGCCGGGAAACTGGGTCCTGAGGAGAGAGGGACCTGGGTAAGAGAGCAGGCCTCAGGCAATCCTAGTCCCTGGCCCCGGAACAGCACTCCCACCCTCCGCCTGCCCTCCACACCACACCGGCCCTGGCCTGGGAGGGGCCGTCTGCCAGGGGAACAAGTGCAGTTGTGATCTGGGGCGCTCAGCGCCTCCAGTATAAAGGAGGGCTGGGTCTTAGGTGTTTCCGGGGGTCTTCTGTGaccactcccccaacccctgtcTTTAGCATTGCTTCTGCCTCTTGACCTACTTACCTTTTCAAGGAGCCAATAGTGTCGTGGGGCCAGGCCCTGGCCACCTGCTCTGAATCATTGAGGAATTTCAGCCGTAGCACGAGGGGCTCCTGCGGGGACCCCGGGGCTGGCGGTGTTGCTGTGAACCCCGTGCTGGGCTCTGGCTGTGCAGCTTGACCTCTGTGTCTCAGGCTGGGGGTCTCTGCCCCTGGGGCCTCCCCTCTCATGCTGTCGGTAGCTGCCATAGCTGCGCTGGGCTGGGATGGCGTTGGGGTCCCTGACGGCTGGGGCAGTGGGTCCCCGCCCTCAGCGGTGTGCGTTGAGACCCAGGCGAGGGCCAGCACCAGAAGGCAGGCAAGCACCGAGAAAAGGACGGTCACCTCATCACCCACCCCTTCAATCAGGGTCATGGCGCCTGCCTTGCCCGCCGCGCTACCGAGCTGGAGAGGCACAAAGAACCCGTGAGGCCCGGGCCCCCTGGCCAGGAGCCCTGGAACCTCCACAGGGTCCTGCCCTCACCCCACCGCGACGCTCCCACcgtcctcagcctccctcccctcacccaccCCAGGGTACCggc
This window of the Pongo abelii isolate AG06213 chromosome 6, NHGRI_mPonAbe1-v2.0_pri, whole genome shotgun sequence genome carries:
- the FASTK gene encoding fas-activated serine/threonine kinase (The RefSeq protein has 1 substitution compared to this genomic sequence), with product MRRPRGEPGPRAPRPTEGATCAGPGESWSPSPNSMLRVLLSAQTSPARLSGLLLIPPVQPCCLGPSKWGDRPLGGGPSAGPVQGLQRLLEQAKSPGELLRWLGQNPSKVRAHHYSVALRRLGQLLGSRPRPPPVEQVTLQDLSQLIIRNCPSFDIHTIHVCLHLAVLLGFPSDGPLVCALEQERRLRVPPKPPPPLQPLLRCGQGLEAALSCPRFLRYPRQHLISSLAEARPEELTPHVMVLLAQHLARHRLREPQLLEAIAHFLVVQETQLSSKVVQKLVLPFGRLNYLPLEQQFMPCLERILAREAGVAPLATVNILMSLCQLRCLPFRALHFVFSPGFINYISGTPHALIVRRYLSLLDTAVELELPGYRGPRLPRRQQVPIFPQPLITDRARCKYSHKDIVAEGLRQLLGEEKYRQDLTVPPGYCTDFLLCVSSSGAVLPVRTQDPFLPYPPRSCPQGQAASSPTTRDPAQRVVLVLRERWHFCRDGRVLLGSRALRERHLGLMGYQLLPLPFEELESQRGLPQLKSYLRQKLQALGLRWGPEGG
- the FASTK gene encoding fas-activated serine/threonine kinase isoform X1 gives rise to the protein MRRPRGEPGPRAPRPTEGATCAGPGESWSPSPNSMLRVLLSAQTSPARLSGLLLIPPVQPCCLGPSKWGDRPLGGGPSAGPVQGLQRLLEQAKSPGELLRWLGQNPSKVRAHHYSVALRRLGQLLGSRPRPPPVEQVTLQDLSQLIIRNCPSFDIHTIHVCLHLAVLLGFPSDGPLVCALEQERRLRVPPKPPPPLQPLLREARPEELTPHVMVLLAQHLARHRLREPQLLEAIAHFLVVQETQLSSKVVQKLVLPFGRLNYLPLEQQFMPCLERILAREAGVAPLATVNILMSLCQLRCLPFRALHFVFSPGFINYISGTPHALIVRRYLSLLDTAVELELPGYRGPRLPRRQQVPIFPQPLITDRARCKYSHKDIVAEGLRQLLGEEKYRQDLTVPPGYCTDFLLCVSSSGAVLPVRTQDPFLPYPPRSCPQGQAASSPTTRDPAQRVVLVLRERWHFCRDGRVLLGSRALRERHLGLMGYQLLPLPFEELESQRGLPQLKSYLRQKLQALGLRWGPEGG
- the TMUB1 gene encoding transmembrane and ubiquitin-like domain-containing protein 1; protein product: MTLIEGVGDEVTVLFSVLACLLVLALAWVSTHTAEGGDPLPQPSGTPTPSQPSAAMAATDSMRGEAPGAETPSLRHRGQAAQPEPSTGFTATPPAPGSPQEPLVLRLKFLNDSEQVARAWPHDTIGSLKRTQFPGREQQVRLIYQGQLLGDDTQTLGSLHLPPNCVLHCHVSTRVGPPNPPCPPGSEPGPSGLEIGSLLLPLLLLLLLLLWYCQIQYRPFFPLTATLGLAGFTLLLSLLAFAMYRP
- the FASTK gene encoding fas-activated serine/threonine kinase isoform X2, with protein sequence MLRVLLSAQTSPARLSGLLLIPPVQPCCLGPSKWGDRPLGGGPSAGPVQGLQRLLEQAKSPGELLRWLGQNPSKVRAHHYSVALRRLGQLLGSRPRPPPVEQVTLQDLSQLIIRNCPSFDIHTIHVCLHLAVLLGFPSDGPLVCALEQERRLRVPPKPPPPLQPLLRGGQGLEAALSCPRFLRYPRQHLISSLAEARPEELTPHVMVLLAQHLARHRLREPQLLEAIAHFLVVQETQLSSKVVQKLVLPFGRLNYLPLEQQFMPCLERILAREAGVAPLATVNILMSLCQLRCLPFRALHFVFSPGFINYISGTPHALIVRRYLSLLDTAVELELPGYRGPRLPRRQQVPIFPQPLITDRARCKYSHKDIVAEGLRQLLGEEKYRQDLTVPPGYCTDFLLCVSSSGAVLPVRTQDPFLPYPPRSCPQGQAASSPTTRDPAQRVVLVLRERWHFCRDGRVLLGSRALRERHLGLMGYQLLPLPFEELESQRGLPQLKSYLRQKLQALGLRWGPEGG